A single region of the Psychrobacter alimentarius genome encodes:
- a CDS encoding alpha/beta hydrolase family protein, with the protein MDSQHTTSFSEQKNHINDGALNTNPDIDTYALTIMTERNQPLAATVYRPNAEVKRAVMIGPATGIKRQFYHNFATYLASHGFGVLTFDNEGIGESLSIDLAKCDASLISWGRHDMPAVLDALQDEFAEATYHLVGHSAGGQLIGLMPNHKGITSVFNVACSSGRIKNMAMPYKLKAMGFMDAFIPMTNLTLGYTPSDKVGMGEPLPRGVAKQWREWCNGAGYIKTAFGNSIHTHFYDELDMPALWLGFSDDDIANSRNIDDMTRVFTAMPVEKRFLDPKDFGVDSIGHMRYFSSKTYAKAPELWQMAVDWLNDKAPTIRQ; encoded by the coding sequence ATGGACAGCCAGCACACAACATCTTTTAGCGAGCAAAAAAATCATATCAACGATGGCGCTCTCAATACGAATCCTGATATCGACACCTATGCTTTAACTATCATGACTGAGCGCAATCAGCCATTAGCAGCGACAGTATATCGTCCTAATGCAGAGGTAAAAAGAGCCGTTATGATCGGCCCCGCAACCGGTATCAAACGGCAGTTTTATCACAATTTTGCGACGTATTTAGCAAGTCATGGCTTTGGCGTGTTGACCTTTGACAATGAGGGGATTGGTGAGTCACTATCGATAGATTTGGCAAAATGTGACGCCTCACTCATTAGCTGGGGTCGTCATGACATGCCGGCCGTACTCGATGCGTTGCAAGATGAGTTTGCTGAGGCGACTTATCATTTGGTTGGTCATAGCGCAGGTGGTCAACTGATTGGATTGATGCCCAACCATAAAGGTATCACGTCCGTCTTTAACGTGGCCTGCTCCTCAGGTCGTATCAAAAACATGGCCATGCCTTACAAACTCAAAGCGATGGGCTTTATGGATGCCTTTATTCCAATGACCAATCTGACATTGGGCTATACACCTTCGGACAAAGTCGGTATGGGTGAGCCGTTACCGCGCGGCGTGGCAAAACAATGGCGTGAATGGTGCAATGGCGCAGGCTATATCAAGACAGCGTTTGGTAACAGCATACACACGCATTTTTATGATGAGCTTGACATGCCAGCATTGTGGCTTGGCTTTAGTGATGACGATATCGCCAATAGCAGAAACATAGATGACATGACACGAGTGTTTACGGCAATGCCTGTCGAAAAACGCTTTTTAGACCCAAAAGATTTTGGTGTCGATAGCATCGGGCACATGCGTTACTTTAGTAGTAAAACTTATGCCAAAGCACCCGAGTTATGGCAAATGGCAGTGGATTGGTTGAACGACAAGGCGCCAACTATCAGACAATGA